In one Candidatus Omnitrophota bacterium genomic region, the following are encoded:
- a CDS encoding ATP-dependent 6-phosphofructokinase yields the protein MKRVGVLTGGGDCPGLNAVIRAVVRKAVENKVEVVGIKNGWKGLISADTMELGVDSVADILWKGGTILGTSRTNPYKNKEDVAKVIDTYKKLKLDALIAIGGEDTLGVANKLNKEGQGVNVVGVPKTIDNDLNATDFTFGFDTAVNIAMEAIDRIRTTAESHHRVMVVEIMGRHAGWIALYSGLAGGADVVLIPEVPIDIDDVCDTLKKCRARGKLYSIVAVAEGAQPKASDLVTKETKLDAFGHVMLGGIGERLAGEIQKRTGIETRSTVLGHIQRGGSPTAFDRVLGTRFGVKAMELVLAGKFGYMTSLSGAEIKDVPLQEGVGKLKTVDIKLYELTKTFS from the coding sequence ATGAAGAGAGTTGGAGTTTTGACAGGCGGCGGGGACTGCCCGGGCCTGAATGCGGTTATACGCGCCGTTGTGAGGAAGGCTGTCGAGAACAAGGTCGAGGTCGTGGGCATAAAGAACGGCTGGAAAGGACTCATATCGGCAGATACCATGGAGTTGGGAGTCGATTCTGTCGCAGACATACTTTGGAAAGGCGGGACAATCCTTGGGACTTCGCGGACGAATCCTTATAAGAACAAAGAGGACGTCGCTAAGGTTATCGACACATATAAGAAGCTGAAACTGGATGCCCTTATCGCTATAGGCGGCGAGGATACGCTCGGTGTCGCTAACAAGCTTAACAAGGAAGGACAGGGGGTCAATGTTGTCGGCGTTCCGAAAACTATCGATAACGACCTCAATGCGACCGATTTCACGTTCGGATTCGATACGGCTGTGAACATAGCCATGGAAGCCATAGACAGGATACGGACTACGGCCGAGAGCCACCACAGGGTAATGGTCGTCGAGATCATGGGCCGGCATGCAGGCTGGATAGCCCTCTATTCGGGCCTTGCGGGAGGGGCCGATGTCGTCCTGATACCCGAGGTGCCCATAGATATTGATGATGTATGCGACACACTCAAGAAGTGCCGCGCGAGAGGCAAGCTCTATTCCATAGTAGCGGTAGCCGAGGGCGCGCAGCCCAAGGCCTCGGACCTTGTTACAAAGGAAACGAAACTCGACGCCTTCGGTCATGTCATGTTGGGCGGCATAGGAGAGCGGCTGGCCGGCGAGATACAGAAGCGCACCGGAATCGAGACACGCTCAACGGTGCTTGGACATATACAACGCGGCGGCTCTCCCACAGCTTTCGACCGTGTTCTCGGGACGAGGTTTGGCGTAAAAGCGATGGAACTCGTGTTGGCCGGCAAGTTTGGTTATATGACGAGCCTTTCGGGGGCAGAGATAAAAGACGTCCCTCTCCAGGAAGGCGTAGGCAAACTAAAGACCGTTGACATAAAATTGTATGAATTGACCAAGACATTCTCATGA
- the amaP gene encoding alkaline shock response membrane anchor protein AmaP, which yields MRFVNGLILFFYTLVFLLMGGILIVVSLNMIPPEMVVDAINSVYATANIRLILGITGILIIFISLMVVQLTMGKFQRERTIAFENPDGQVTISLSAIEDFIKRAIKQMPEVKELKPNVRAGKKGIIIVNKVTLFSDIHIPETTEKIQNVVKSRVQDMLGVDEPINIKVHVVKIVHKEETHKDTKKDDKAQQYKGSIEYGNF from the coding sequence ATGAGATTCGTAAATGGGTTGATACTGTTTTTTTACACGCTGGTATTCCTCCTGATGGGCGGCATTTTGATAGTCGTCTCGTTGAACATGATCCCTCCGGAAATGGTGGTCGACGCGATTAACTCCGTTTACGCGACGGCCAATATAAGGTTGATACTTGGTATCACGGGCATACTGATCATCTTCATAAGCCTGATGGTCGTGCAGTTAACGATGGGAAAGTTCCAGCGGGAAAGGACTATAGCTTTTGAGAATCCGGATGGCCAGGTCACAATATCATTGTCCGCTATCGAAGACTTCATCAAGAGGGCCATCAAACAGATGCCTGAAGTCAAGGAGTTGAAGCCCAATGTACGGGCCGGCAAGAAAGGCATAATCATAGTGAACAAGGTAACGCTTTTCTCGGACATTCATATCCCCGAGACGACCGAGAAGATACAGAACGTGGTCAAGTCGCGCGTGCAGGACATGTTAGGCGTCGATGAGCCTATCAATATAAAGGTCCACGTCGTAAAGATCGTCCATAAAGAAGAGACGCATAAGGATACGAAGAAAGACGACAAGGCGCAGCAGTACAAGGGCAGCATCGAATACGGTAATTTTTAA
- a CDS encoding Asp23/Gls24 family envelope stress response protein, which translates to MSKEHTHKERTTDLGMVRISNEAITAIASIAALEVRGVYKMGGGIRRTICDVFLRKSFGGGVRIQTKESEVKLTVFILVEYGVDIPRIADEVQENVKRAVEKMTGLVLSEVDVAVEGVRLPVSADKKKN; encoded by the coding sequence ATGAGCAAAGAGCATACGCATAAAGAAAGGACCACCGACCTCGGGATGGTAAGGATAAGTAACGAAGCCATCACTGCCATAGCGTCCATCGCTGCCTTGGAGGTCAGGGGTGTTTATAAGATGGGCGGGGGGATACGCAGGACCATTTGCGACGTATTCTTAAGAAAATCATTCGGGGGCGGCGTAAGGATACAGACCAAGGAGAGCGAGGTCAAGTTGACGGTCTTTATACTGGTGGAGTACGGTGTTGACATACCGCGCATAGCCGACGAGGTCCAGGAGAACGTCAAACGCGCGGTAGAGAAGATGACCGGGCTGGTATTGTCGGAAGTTGATGTGGCTGTCGAAGGCGTACGCCTCCCCGTAAGCGCTGATAAGAAAAAAAATTAA